In Bradysia coprophila strain Holo2 unplaced genomic scaffold, BU_Bcop_v1 contig_350, whole genome shotgun sequence, a genomic segment contains:
- the LOC119080109 gene encoding uncharacterized protein LOC119080109: protein MTNYICLILVFVLVVNGDEEKWTMKTTRDGLDSYNNCVNELNIPADDVLRIEKISDPLNRQILECVYNDLGFYTEGIGFRVDRIVQQFGGGPVMQNVVTMCIPVGSNDPVADQIIEVEECFRMEKVGGYQE, encoded by the exons ATGACGAATTACATTTGCCTGATATTAGTTTTTGTGCTTGTT GTTAATGGCGACGAAGAGAAATGGACAATGAAAACGACACGTGACGGATTGGATTCGTATAACAATTGCGTCAATGAGCTGAACATTCCAGCTGATGATGTGctgagaattgaaaaaatttccgaTCCACTCAATCGTCAAATCCTGGAATGTGTGTACAATGACTTAGGCTTTTACACCGAGGGCATAGGATTCCGTGTCGACAGAATTGTGCAACAATTTGGTGGTGGTCCAGTCATGCAAAATGTTGTGACAATGTGCATTCCAGTCGGTTCGAATGATCCAGTCGCTGATCAAATTATTGAGGTTGAAGAGTGCTTTAGGATGGAGAAGGTTGGAGGATATCAAGAATAA
- the LOC119080114 gene encoding uncharacterized protein LOC119080114, which yields MKFLIMAILVTVLAMAFVAAVPVDETVVGDLYEPSETYNPQDPNSFFKLKKLKKLLFLG from the exons atgaagtttttaaTCATG GCAATTTTAGTGACCGTTTTGGCAATGGCATTCGTAGCAGCCGTTCCTGTTGATGAAACTGTAGTCGGTGACCTGTACGAACCATCCGAGACATACAATCCACAAGATCCAAATTCATTCTTCAAATTGAAGAAACTCAAGAAACTCTTGTTCTTGGGTTAA